In Desulfallas thermosapovorans DSM 6562, the DNA window GGCGTAGAGCGCAAAGAGATTGAGCGCGGCCAGGTGCTGGCCAAACCGGGCAGCATTAAACCGCATACCAAATTCCATGCTGAAGTATACGTGCTGACCAAAGAAGAAGGCGGCCGTCATACCCCGTTCTTCAACGGTTACCGCCCGCAGTTTTACTTCCGCACCACCGACGTGACCGGCGTGGCCAAACTGCCGGAGGGTGTGGAAATGGTTATGCCCGGTGACAACATTAAAATTGACATCGAGCTGATCACTCCCATTGCCATAGAAGAAGGTTTGCGTTTCGCCATCCGTGAAGGTGGCCGTACCGTGGGTGCCGGTGTGGTTACCGGTATTAATGAGTAAACTTGATGCCGGCTGGAGTGGGAATCGGCTGCCGCCGGTTCCCGCTTTATCTTGACAGCCTATTTGAATTGTGATAAAGTTGGTAAGGTAATTTTTAAAAAAGACATTAGTCTTTTTTTACTTTAGGGAGGTGGGCCCGGTGAGGGTGGGAGTAACATTGGCCTGCACCGAGTGCAAGCGTAGAAACTATACGACAACCAAGAACAAGAAAAACGACCCCAACCGCATTGAGATGAAGAAATATTGCAAGTTCTGTCATACCCATACCATGCACAAGGAAACCAGATAAGTATATTTAAGGATGTGGCATAAGTGGCCGTAACGAAAAAAGATAAAGGCGCAGGCGCAGGGAAGGAACTGGTTAAAAAGGATAACCGCAAAGAAGTAGCCAAAAAAAATGCTGCTGCCAACAAGCCTGGCCGGATCGAGCAAGCCAGAACCTTTTTCCGTGGCGTAACCAATGAACTTAAAAAGGTGCACTGGCCCAACCGCAGGGAAACCATGATTTATACTTCAGTGGTTTTGGTTTCGGTTATGTTTGTGGCTGTATTGATTTGGGTATTTGATATTATTCTCGGTTCGGCCATGGGTATGCTGATAAAATAAATCGAGGGGGTGGGGGGCCTGCGTTCACGCCGGGTCCCTTATGTTTATGAGCAAGCGCTGGTTTGTCATACATACCTATTCGGGGTACGAAAACAAAGTTAAGGCGAACCTGGAAAAGCGCATTGAGTCCATGAATATGGAAGATAAAATATTCCGTATTTTGGTTCCCATGGAAGATGAGGTTGAGGTTAAAGACGGCAAAAAAAAGGTTACCAAGCGGAAAATCTTCCCCGGCTACGTGCTGGTTGAAATGATCATGACCGACGATTCATGGTATGTGGTGCGTAACACTCCCGGAGTGACCGGGTTTGTAGGTAGCGGAACCAAACCTATTCCTTTGGATGAAGCCGAAGCCCGGCAGATTATCAGGCAGATGGGCATGGATGAGCCGCGTACCAAAGTCGACTTTAATCCTGGAGAGCAGGTGCGGGTTATTTCCGGCCCCTTTGAGAATTTTGGCGGTGTAATTGAGGAAATACTGCTGGATAAGAACAAATTAAAAGTATTGATATCCATGTTTGGCCGGGAAACCCCGGTGGAGCTTGATTATAATCAGGTGGAAAAAATAACTTAGGCGGCATAAGGAGGTGTGACCG includes these proteins:
- the nusG gene encoding transcription termination/antitermination protein NusG; this encodes MSKRWFVIHTYSGYENKVKANLEKRIESMNMEDKIFRILVPMEDEVEVKDGKKKVTKRKIFPGYVLVEMIMTDDSWYVVRNTPGVTGFVGSGTKPIPLDEAEARQIIRQMGMDEPRTKVDFNPGEQVRVISGPFENFGGVIEEILLDKNKLKVLISMFGRETPVELDYNQVEKIT
- the secE gene encoding preprotein translocase subunit SecE; the protein is MAVTKKDKGAGAGKELVKKDNRKEVAKKNAAANKPGRIEQARTFFRGVTNELKKVHWPNRRETMIYTSVVLVSVMFVAVLIWVFDIILGSAMGMLIK
- the rpmG gene encoding 50S ribosomal protein L33, which encodes MRVGVTLACTECKRRNYTTTKNKKNDPNRIEMKKYCKFCHTHTMHKETR